In Streptomyces sp. NBC_00306, a single genomic region encodes these proteins:
- the crgA gene encoding cell division protein CrgA encodes MPKSRIRKKAEFTPPPATKQATSIKLTSRSWVAPVMLALFLIGLAWIVLFYVTEGDLPIKSFGNWNIVAGFGFIAAGFGVSTQWK; translated from the coding sequence GTGCCGAAGTCACGTATCCGCAAGAAGGCCGAGTTCACGCCGCCGCCCGCGACGAAGCAGGCGACCAGCATCAAGCTGACGAGCCGCAGCTGGGTAGCACCCGTGATGCTCGCGTTGTTCCTGATCGGGCTCGCCTGGATCGTCCTCTTCTATGTGACCGAGGGCGACCTTCCGATCAAGAGCTTCGGCAACTGGAACATCGTCGCGGGCTTCGGCTTCATCGCCGCCGGCTTCGGTGTCTCCACCCAGTGGAAGTAG
- a CDS encoding rhomboid family intramembrane serine protease: MDQVPGTPKEPQDAHSLPSCYRHPGRETGISCVRCERPICPDCMVDASVGFQCPDCVRTGSGTGHAPAANQPRTIAGGSIRSDAFLITKILVALNAAVYVVVLALGDRFLDETLLIGYAYNPQLNEVVGVADGEWYRLITSVFLHEEVPHILFNLVGLWFLGKMVEPELGRSRFLAVYLISGLGGSALAYLLAAPNQGSLGASGAIYGLIGAFAVLARRKNLDMRPVIAILVISLIFTFNREGISWQGHIGGLVAGALVTLGLVYAPRHRRTLVQVACCAGVLLVIVATVIARTASLT; this comes from the coding sequence ATGGACCAGGTGCCAGGCACTCCGAAGGAGCCGCAGGACGCACACAGCCTGCCCAGCTGCTACCGGCATCCCGGCCGCGAGACGGGCATCAGCTGCGTGCGCTGCGAGCGGCCGATCTGTCCGGACTGCATGGTCGACGCCTCCGTGGGTTTCCAGTGCCCCGACTGCGTGCGCACCGGCTCCGGCACCGGGCACGCTCCGGCGGCGAACCAGCCACGGACCATCGCGGGCGGCAGCATCCGCTCCGACGCCTTCCTGATCACCAAGATCCTCGTGGCCCTCAACGCCGCCGTGTACGTGGTGGTGCTCGCCCTGGGCGACCGCTTCCTCGACGAGACGCTGCTGATCGGGTACGCGTACAACCCCCAGCTCAACGAGGTCGTCGGAGTCGCGGACGGCGAGTGGTACCGCCTGATCACCTCGGTGTTCCTGCACGAAGAGGTGCCCCACATCCTCTTCAACCTCGTGGGGCTGTGGTTCCTGGGCAAGATGGTCGAGCCGGAACTCGGCCGCTCCCGCTTCCTCGCGGTCTATCTCATCTCGGGGCTCGGCGGCAGCGCGCTCGCCTATCTGCTCGCCGCCCCGAACCAGGGGTCCCTGGGTGCGTCGGGCGCCATCTACGGCCTGATCGGCGCGTTCGCGGTGCTCGCGCGTCGCAAGAACCTCGACATGCGGCCGGTCATCGCGATCCTGGTGATCAGTCTGATCTTCACCTTCAACCGCGAGGGCATCTCCTGGCAGGGGCACATCGGCGGTCTGGTCGCCGGTGCTCTGGTCACCCTCGGGCTCGTCTACGCTCCGCGCCATCGCCGCACCCTGGTGCAGGTCGCATGCTGTGCGGGGGTCCTGCTGGTGATCGTGGCGACCGTGATCGCCCGGACCGCGTCCCTGACCTAA
- a CDS encoding peptidoglycan D,D-transpeptidase FtsI family protein, whose translation MNKPLRRIAIFCGLLVLALLVRINWLQYAEAEDLNTNSKNRRITIERYASERGNIIVDGKPITGSVETNDTDFKYKRTYVNGPMWAPVTGYASQAFDANQIEKLEDGILTGNSDQLFFDRTMAMFTGDTKKGGNVVTTLNGAAQKAAFEGLGSKKGAVAAIDPQTGKILALASTPSYDPASFAGYRDADAKAWNALEKDKDKPKLNRALREVYPPGSTFKVLTAAAALEYGAVDDIDAATDTPEPYTLPDTRTKLPNSHPGCKNASLNEALRVSCNTVFAKLGDTVGRDKMVEMAQKFGFNNAEIDTPVRAAASVYDKNMDKPGNALSSIGQFNTATTPLQMAMVTAAIANDGKLMKPYMIDQLEAPNLDVISKTEPQEMSRPVSQKNAQLLQQMMENVVDSGTGEKAQIDGVKVGGKTGTAQHGENNSKNPYAWFISYAKTADGSPVAVAVVVEDSEARRDDISGGGLAAPIAKKVMQAVLDSKK comes from the coding sequence GTGAACAAGCCCCTGCGCCGGATCGCGATCTTCTGCGGCCTTCTCGTCCTGGCCCTCCTCGTGCGCATCAACTGGCTCCAGTACGCCGAGGCCGAGGACCTCAACACGAACAGCAAGAACCGCCGCATCACGATCGAGCGGTACGCCAGCGAGCGCGGCAACATCATCGTCGACGGCAAGCCCATCACCGGCTCGGTCGAGACGAACGACACCGACTTCAAGTACAAGCGCACCTACGTCAACGGCCCCATGTGGGCGCCGGTGACCGGGTACGCCTCGCAGGCCTTCGACGCCAACCAGATCGAGAAGCTCGAGGACGGCATCCTCACGGGCAACTCCGACCAGCTCTTCTTCGACCGCACGATGGCGATGTTCACCGGCGACACGAAGAAGGGCGGCAACGTCGTCACGACCCTCAACGGCGCCGCGCAGAAGGCCGCCTTCGAGGGCCTGGGAAGCAAGAAGGGCGCCGTCGCGGCGATCGACCCGCAGACGGGCAAGATCCTTGCCCTCGCCTCCACCCCGTCCTACGACCCGGCCTCCTTCGCCGGCTACCGGGACGCAGACGCCAAGGCGTGGAACGCGCTGGAGAAGGACAAGGACAAGCCGAAGCTCAACCGCGCGCTGCGCGAGGTCTACCCGCCCGGGTCCACCTTCAAGGTGCTCACCGCGGCGGCCGCGCTGGAGTACGGCGCGGTGGACGACATCGACGCGGCCACGGACACCCCCGAGCCGTACACCCTGCCCGACACCCGCACGAAGCTCCCCAACTCCCACCCGGGCTGCAAGAACGCCAGCCTGAACGAGGCGCTGCGGGTCTCCTGCAACACCGTCTTCGCCAAGCTCGGTGACACGGTCGGCCGGGACAAGATGGTCGAGATGGCGCAGAAGTTCGGCTTCAACAACGCCGAGATCGACACCCCGGTGCGTGCGGCGGCGTCCGTCTACGACAAGAACATGGACAAGCCGGGCAACGCGCTCTCCTCCATCGGCCAGTTCAACACGGCCACCACCCCCCTCCAGATGGCCATGGTCACGGCGGCGATCGCCAACGACGGCAAGCTGATGAAGCCGTACATGATCGACCAGCTCGAGGCGCCGAACCTCGATGTGATCTCCAAGACCGAGCCGCAGGAGATGAGCCGTCCGGTCTCGCAGAAGAACGCGCAGCTCCTCCAGCAGATGATGGAGAACGTGGTCGACAGCGGCACCGGCGAGAAGGCCCAGATCGACGGCGTCAAGGTGGGCGGCAAGACGGGTACCGCCCAGCACGGCGAGAACAACAGCAAGAACCCGTACGCCTGGTTCATCTCGTACGCCAAGACCGCGGACGGCTCGCCGGTCGCCGTCGCCGTCGTCGTGGAGGACAGCGAGGCCCGACGCGACGACATCTCGGGTGGCGGCCTCGCGGCCCCGATCGCCAAGAAAGTCATGCAGGCGGTGCTGGACAGCAAGAAGTGA
- a CDS encoding class E sortase has product MPPQAYAPAQEQPQAYPQAPAAPQRYSRTPSPGSQGYPQQQSAPRSYDGLQQAQNYGQYPSSAAEAYAETYRQDWYGQQETAPLPGPAARPAAAVRPEPEPGRFPRPFPGSGSTPGRDEDDETVGLLTSDTRRAEEAPAGPGRAERRRAAKGRGRRRPEAPGTSAAPGRPLSRVEARRAARAAKDSPAVVASRAIGELFISFGVLLLLFVTYQLWWTNIRAGQLAGRETSKIQEGFAKGRQPGAFEPGQGFAIMYIPKLDVVVPIAEGINKNKVLDRGMVGHYGEGKLKTAMPSDKAGNFAVAGHRNTHGEPFRYINRLQPGDPIVVETQDAYYTYKMANILPQTAPSNIGVIAPVPAGSGFTGPGRYITLTTCTPEFTSTYRMIVWGKMVEERPRSQGKPDALVG; this is encoded by the coding sequence CTGCCGCCCCAGGCGTACGCTCCGGCCCAGGAGCAGCCGCAGGCCTATCCCCAGGCACCCGCCGCACCGCAGCGGTACTCGCGCACGCCTTCTCCGGGCTCCCAGGGCTATCCGCAGCAGCAGTCCGCGCCCCGGTCGTACGACGGGCTCCAGCAGGCGCAGAACTACGGCCAGTACCCCTCGAGCGCCGCCGAGGCCTACGCCGAGACCTATCGGCAGGACTGGTACGGGCAGCAGGAGACGGCTCCACTGCCCGGACCCGCGGCGCGACCGGCGGCCGCGGTGAGACCCGAGCCTGAGCCCGGCCGGTTCCCCCGACCGTTCCCCGGTTCGGGGAGTACGCCGGGACGCGACGAGGACGACGAGACGGTCGGCCTGCTGACGTCGGACACCCGGCGCGCCGAGGAGGCTCCTGCCGGGCCCGGCCGTGCCGAACGCCGCAGAGCGGCCAAGGGCCGGGGCCGCAGGCGCCCCGAGGCGCCGGGGACCTCCGCAGCGCCCGGCAGGCCCCTGTCGCGCGTGGAGGCCCGCAGAGCGGCCCGTGCGGCGAAGGACAGCCCCGCCGTCGTGGCCAGCCGTGCCATCGGCGAGCTGTTCATCAGTTTCGGCGTGCTGCTGCTGCTGTTCGTCACCTATCAGCTGTGGTGGACCAACATCCGTGCCGGGCAGCTGGCCGGCCGGGAGACGAGCAAGATACAAGAGGGCTTCGCCAAGGGCCGTCAGCCCGGTGCCTTCGAGCCCGGGCAGGGCTTCGCGATCATGTACATCCCGAAGCTGGACGTGGTGGTCCCGATCGCCGAGGGCATCAACAAGAACAAGGTCCTGGACCGCGGGATGGTGGGCCACTACGGCGAGGGCAAACTCAAGACGGCGATGCCGTCGGACAAGGCGGGCAACTTCGCCGTGGCCGGCCACCGCAACACCCATGGCGAGCCGTTCCGTTACATCAACCGTCTCCAGCCCGGCGACCCGATCGTCGTCGAGACGCAGGACGCCTACTACACGTACAAGATGGCGAACATCCTTCCCCAGACCGCTCCTTCGAACATCGGCGTCATCGCGCCGGTGCCGGCCGGATCCGGCTTCACGGGGCCCGGCAGGTACATCACGCTCACGACGTGCACGCCGGAATTCACGAGTACGTATCGAATGATCGTGTGGGGCAAGATGGTTGAGGAACGGCCGCGCAGCCAGGGCAAACCGGACGCGCTCGTAGGCTGA
- a CDS encoding class E sortase: MSRARSRIAGVISVFGELLITAGVVLGLFVVYSLWWTNVLADREASRQGNEMRDGWAGPGALDTKDGIGFLHVPAMSKGEVLVKQGTDAKALNDGIAGYYTAPIKSALPWDPQGNFTLAAHRDGHGAKFHNIHKVKEGDPVVFETRDTWYVYKVFKKLPETSKYNVNVLQPVPKESGRSKPGRYITLTTCTPVYTSDYRYIVWGELVREEKVDKNRTPPDELR, translated from the coding sequence GTGTCACGTGCGCGCAGCCGGATCGCCGGCGTCATCAGTGTCTTCGGCGAGCTGCTGATCACTGCGGGCGTGGTGCTGGGCCTCTTCGTCGTCTACTCCCTGTGGTGGACGAACGTCCTCGCCGACCGTGAGGCATCCCGCCAGGGCAACGAGATGCGCGACGGATGGGCCGGCCCGGGGGCGCTCGACACCAAGGACGGCATCGGATTCCTGCACGTGCCCGCGATGTCGAAGGGCGAAGTGCTGGTGAAGCAGGGCACCGACGCCAAGGCCCTCAACGACGGCATCGCCGGCTACTACACCGCCCCGATCAAGTCGGCGCTCCCCTGGGACCCGCAGGGCAACTTCACGCTCGCCGCGCACCGCGACGGCCATGGAGCGAAGTTCCACAACATCCACAAGGTGAAGGAGGGTGACCCGGTCGTCTTCGAGACGCGGGACACCTGGTACGTCTACAAGGTCTTCAAGAAGCTTCCCGAGACCTCGAAGTACAACGTCAACGTGCTGCAACCGGTCCCGAAGGAGTCGGGCAGGTCCAAGCCGGGCCGCTACATCACGCTGACGACGTGCACGCCCGTCTACACCTCGGACTACCGCTACATCGTGTGGGGCGAGCTGGTGCGCGAGGAGAAGGTCGACAAGAACCGCACGCCCCCCGACGAGCTGCGCTGA
- a CDS encoding aminodeoxychorismate/anthranilate synthase component II, translating into MSARILVVDNYDSFVFNLVQYLYQLGAECEVVRNDAVGLEHVQDGFDGVLLSPGPGAPEQAGVCIEMVRHCAETGVPVFGVCLGMQSMAVAYGGVVDRAPELLHGKTSPVAHQGKGVFAGLPSPFTATRYHSLAAEPADLPEELEVTARTADGIIMGLRHRELAVEGVQFHPESVLTEHGHLMLANWLEQCGDIGAVERSAGLAPVVGKAVA; encoded by the coding sequence ATGAGTGCCCGCATTCTCGTCGTCGACAACTACGACAGCTTCGTGTTCAACCTCGTTCAGTACCTGTACCAGCTCGGGGCGGAGTGCGAGGTCGTCCGGAACGACGCGGTCGGACTCGAACACGTGCAGGACGGCTTCGACGGGGTGCTGCTCTCCCCCGGGCCCGGCGCCCCCGAGCAGGCCGGCGTGTGCATCGAGATGGTGCGGCACTGCGCGGAGACCGGAGTGCCGGTCTTCGGTGTCTGCCTCGGCATGCAGTCGATGGCGGTGGCGTACGGCGGAGTGGTCGACCGCGCTCCCGAGCTGTTGCACGGCAAGACCTCGCCGGTGGCGCACCAGGGCAAGGGCGTCTTCGCCGGGCTGCCCTCGCCGTTCACCGCGACCCGCTACCACTCGCTGGCCGCGGAGCCGGCCGACCTGCCCGAGGAGCTGGAGGTCACCGCACGGACCGCGGACGGCATCATCATGGGGCTGCGCCACCGTGAACTGGCCGTCGAAGGCGTGCAGTTCCACCCCGAGTCGGTCCTCACCGAGCACGGGCACCTGATGCTGGCCAACTGGCTGGAGCAGTGCGGCGACATCGGCGCGGTCGAGCGTTCGGCGGGGCTCGCGCCGGTGGTGGGCAAGGCCGTGGCGTGA
- a CDS encoding DUF881 domain-containing protein produces MSNSADSPQGPVHRFNWRVGRVLTAAVFALAGLIFVTSFNTAKGTDLRTDGSLLKLSDLIQQRSTKNGDLTESTAALRGDVDALAQRDDGSTKAEDQKLGALEEVAGTRKLTGPALTVTLNDAPPNAQAAPGYPEPQANDLVIHQQDLQAVVNALWKGGAKGIQVMDQRLISTSAVRCVGNTLILQGRVYSPPYRITAVGDQSALQKALDDSVAVQNYQLYVKAYGLGWKVDEREAVTLPGYSGTVDLHYAKPVQ; encoded by the coding sequence TTGAGCAATTCCGCCGACTCCCCGCAAGGCCCGGTTCACCGCTTCAACTGGCGGGTGGGCCGGGTGTTGACAGCTGCCGTTTTCGCCCTCGCCGGGCTGATCTTCGTGACAAGTTTCAATACGGCCAAGGGTACCGATCTGCGCACCGACGGCTCCCTGCTGAAGCTGTCCGATCTGATCCAGCAGCGCAGCACCAAGAATGGTGACCTCACCGAGTCCACAGCCGCGCTCCGCGGCGACGTCGACGCTCTCGCGCAGCGCGACGACGGCTCCACCAAGGCCGAGGACCAGAAGCTCGGTGCTCTGGAGGAGGTGGCCGGCACCCGGAAGCTGACCGGGCCGGCGCTGACTGTCACTCTCAATGACGCCCCGCCCAACGCCCAGGCCGCACCCGGCTATCCCGAGCCGCAGGCGAACGACCTGGTGATCCACCAGCAGGATCTCCAGGCCGTCGTCAACGCCCTGTGGAAGGGCGGCGCCAAGGGCATCCAGGTCATGGACCAGCGCCTCATCTCCACCAGCGCCGTCCGCTGTGTGGGTAACACCCTCATCCTCCAGGGCCGCGTCTACTCTCCGCCCTACCGGATCACCGCCGTGGGTGATCAGAGCGCGCTCCAGAAGGCCCTCGACGACTCCGTCGCCGTGCAGAACTACCAGCTGTATGTGAAGGCCTACGGTCTCGGCTGGAAAGTGGACGAGCGCGAGGCGGTGACTCTCCCCGGCTACTCGGGCACAGTGGATCTCCACTACGCGAAGCCCGTGCAGTAG
- a CDS encoding peptidylprolyl isomerase — MAEQLYATLKTNQGDIEIRLLPNHAPKTVKNFVELAQGEREWTHPATGKKSTDRLYDGTVFHRVISGFMIQGGDPLGNGTGGPGYEFGDEFHPDLAFDKPYLLAMANAGPGTNGSQFFITVSPTSWLTRKHTIFGEVSTEAGKKVVDAIVGTQTNPRTDRPLNDVVIESVVVETREG, encoded by the coding sequence GTGGCCGAGCAGCTTTACGCCACCCTGAAGACCAACCAAGGCGACATCGAGATCCGGCTCCTGCCGAACCACGCGCCCAAGACGGTCAAGAACTTTGTCGAACTCGCTCAGGGCGAGCGCGAGTGGACCCACCCGGCGACCGGCAAGAAGTCCACGGACAGGCTGTACGACGGCACGGTCTTCCACCGCGTCATCAGCGGCTTCATGATCCAGGGCGGCGACCCGCTGGGTAACGGCACCGGCGGCCCGGGTTACGAGTTCGGTGACGAGTTCCACCCGGACCTTGCCTTCGACAAGCCGTACCTGCTGGCCATGGCGAACGCCGGCCCGGGCACCAACGGCTCGCAGTTCTTCATCACGGTGTCGCCCACCTCGTGGCTGACCCGCAAGCACACCATCTTCGGCGAGGTCAGCACGGAGGCGGGCAAGAAGGTCGTGGACGCGATCGTCGGCACCCAGACAAACCCGCGGACCGACCGCCCGCTCAACGACGTCGTGATCGAGTCCGTCGTCGTCGAGACCCGCGAGGGCTGA
- the pknB gene encoding Stk1 family PASTA domain-containing Ser/Thr kinase → MEEPRRLGGRYELGSVLGRGGMAEVYLAHDTRLGRTVAVKTLRADLARDPSFQARFRREAQSAASLNHPAIVAVYDTGEDYVDGVSIPYIVMEYVDGSTLRELLHSGRKLLPERTLEMTIGILQALEYSHRNGIVHRDIKPANVMLTRTGQVKVMDFGIARAMGDSGMTMTQTAAVIGTAQYLSPEQAKGEQVDARSDLYSTGCLLYELLTVRPPFVGDSPVAVAYQHVREEPQPPSNFDPEITPEMDAIVLRALVKDPDYRYQSADEMRADIEACLDGQPVAATAAMGAVGYGYGSDDQATTALRQADPAGQTSMLPPMNPDDGGFGGYDDRPGRRRQQKKSNTSTILLVVAGILVLVGAVLIGRAVFSGNDGGNGDVPAPSLVGKTVKEAGTLATNSGVKISQSGTDRCDQPKNTICSQTPAEGATMQQGETVQYVLSEGAPKIEVPDVTEKSQENAQEALQRKGFKFKVEEVESSEQDPGTVISQDPRGNSLAEKGTTVNLKVAKEALVNIPPVQGQQFESAKAQLETLEFKVERQDVDSAQPANTVVEQSPTGKASKGATITLKVSKGPQQPAGKPVPEVRTQRLGQAKQILAQNGFTNLALAPGSPGDDNAIVTSLDPQPGTQVDPATTTITLTTIGGGGGNGGNNGGGNGGFIGGGDGD, encoded by the coding sequence ATGGAAGAGCCGCGTCGCCTCGGCGGCCGGTACGAACTGGGCTCGGTGCTCGGCCGCGGTGGCATGGCAGAGGTGTACCTCGCCCACGACACCCGGCTCGGCCGCACCGTCGCCGTGAAGACGCTGCGGGCCGACCTCGCCCGCGACCCGTCCTTCCAGGCCCGGTTCCGCCGTGAGGCCCAGTCGGCCGCCTCGCTCAACCACCCGGCGATCGTCGCGGTGTACGACACGGGCGAGGACTACGTCGACGGGGTCTCGATCCCGTACATCGTCATGGAGTACGTCGACGGCTCCACGCTCAGAGAGCTGCTGCACTCGGGACGCAAGCTGCTGCCCGAGCGCACCCTGGAGATGACCATCGGCATCCTCCAGGCCCTGGAGTACTCCCACCGCAACGGCATCGTCCACCGCGACATCAAGCCGGCGAACGTCATGCTGACGCGCACCGGCCAGGTCAAGGTCATGGACTTCGGCATCGCCCGCGCCATGGGCGACTCCGGGATGACGATGACGCAGACCGCCGCCGTCATCGGCACCGCCCAGTACCTCTCGCCCGAGCAGGCCAAGGGCGAGCAGGTCGACGCGCGGTCCGACCTCTACTCCACCGGCTGTCTGCTCTACGAGCTCCTCACCGTGCGGCCGCCCTTCGTGGGCGACTCCCCGGTGGCTGTCGCGTACCAGCACGTACGCGAGGAGCCGCAGCCGCCCAGCAACTTCGACCCCGAGATCACGCCCGAGATGGACGCCATCGTCCTGCGGGCCCTGGTCAAGGACCCCGACTACCGCTACCAGTCCGCCGATGAGATGCGCGCGGACATCGAGGCCTGTCTGGACGGACAGCCCGTGGCGGCGACGGCGGCGATGGGCGCGGTCGGCTACGGCTACGGCTCGGACGACCAGGCCACCACGGCGCTGCGCCAGGCCGACCCGGCGGGCCAGACCTCGATGCTGCCGCCCATGAACCCGGACGACGGCGGCTTCGGCGGCTACGACGACCGCCCGGGCCGCCGACGCCAGCAGAAGAAGTCCAACACGTCGACGATCCTGCTGGTGGTCGCGGGCATCCTGGTGCTGGTCGGCGCGGTGCTCATCGGCCGTGCCGTCTTCAGCGGCAACGACGGGGGCAATGGCGACGTGCCGGCGCCCTCGCTCGTGGGCAAGACCGTGAAGGAGGCCGGGACGCTCGCGACGAACTCGGGCGTCAAGATCAGCCAGTCCGGCACGGACCGCTGCGACCAGCCCAAGAACACGATCTGCAGCCAGACGCCGGCTGAAGGCGCCACCATGCAGCAGGGCGAGACGGTCCAGTACGTCCTCTCCGAGGGCGCACCGAAGATCGAGGTCCCGGACGTCACCGAGAAGTCTCAGGAGAACGCGCAGGAAGCCCTCCAGCGCAAGGGATTCAAGTTCAAGGTCGAGGAAGTCGAGTCCTCCGAGCAGGATCCCGGCACGGTCATCTCCCAGGACCCGCGGGGCAACAGCCTGGCCGAGAAGGGCACGACCGTGAACCTGAAGGTGGCCAAGGAAGCGCTGGTGAACATTCCGCCGGTGCAGGGCCAGCAGTTCGAGAGTGCCAAGGCCCAGCTGGAGACCCTCGAGTTCAAGGTCGAGCGGCAGGACGTCGACTCGGCCCAGCCCGCGAACACGGTCGTCGAGCAGTCCCCCACGGGCAAGGCGTCCAAGGGCGCGACGATCACGCTGAAGGTCTCCAAGGGCCCGCAGCAGCCGGCCGGGAAGCCGGTTCCCGAGGTGCGGACCCAGAGGCTCGGACAGGCCAAGCAGATCCTGGCCCAGAACGGCTTCACGAACCTCGCGCTCGCGCCCGGCAGCCCCGGCGACGACAACGCCATCGTGACCTCGCTCGACCCGCAGCCCGGTACGCAGGTCGACCCGGCCACCACCACGATCACGCTCACGACGATCGGTGGCGGCGGCGGGAACGGCGGCAACAACGGAGGCGGGAACGGCGGATTCATCGGCGGCGGAGACGGCGACTGA
- a CDS encoding class E sortase, with translation MSVRLIVRTFSELCITVGTLIVLFVAYVVFWTGVKAADASDGQIGRLQDEWSHGAVASPAPVPGGTAPPTPAPPAPEYRDGKPFAVMYIPRFGGSWDWPVLEGTRTGTLKKGLGHYATTARLGGTGNFSVAGHRRTYGDPFKDFPRLRAGDAVVLTDGTTWFTYRVDKRPYRTVPGDIGVIDPVPRKSGFDGPGRYLTLTTCDPEWGSSHRLIVWAHLDATQPVTDGKPEALRS, from the coding sequence GTGTCGGTACGGCTGATCGTCAGGACCTTCAGCGAACTGTGCATCACCGTCGGCACCTTGATCGTGCTCTTCGTCGCGTACGTCGTGTTCTGGACGGGCGTCAAGGCGGCCGACGCCTCCGACGGTCAGATCGGACGGCTTCAGGACGAGTGGTCCCACGGCGCGGTGGCGAGCCCGGCACCGGTTCCCGGCGGCACGGCCCCACCCACCCCGGCTCCGCCGGCCCCGGAATACCGGGACGGCAAGCCCTTCGCCGTGATGTACATCCCCCGTTTCGGTGGCAGTTGGGACTGGCCCGTCCTCGAAGGCACCCGTACGGGGACGCTCAAGAAGGGGCTCGGGCACTACGCCACCACGGCCCGGCTCGGCGGCACCGGCAACTTCTCGGTCGCAGGTCACCGCCGTACGTACGGCGATCCGTTCAAGGACTTCCCGCGGCTGCGGGCCGGTGACGCGGTCGTGCTGACCGACGGTACGACGTGGTTCACGTACCGCGTCGACAAGAGGCCGTACCGTACGGTCCCCGGTGACATCGGGGTGATCGACCCCGTTCCGCGGAAGTCCGGGTTCGACGGTCCCGGGCGCTATCTCACCCTCACGACGTGCGATCCGGAATGGGGCAGCAGCCACCGGCTGATCGTCTGGGCGCACCTCGACGCCACCCAGCCTGTGACGGACGGCAAACCGGAAGCTTTGCGCAGCTGA
- a CDS encoding FtsW/RodA/SpoVE family cell cycle protein, with amino-acid sequence MSVVTNTTTIGAIEAPSRRNTELMLLAFAVVIPVFAYINVGLALDGKLPAGVLGYGLGLGLLAGVAHLAVRKFAKYSDPLLLPLATLLNGLGLVMIWRLDQSPRLIQRAENLFGSFSPDAPKQLMYSAIGIALFVAVLILLKDHRILQRYTYISMAVALVLLILPMFFPAVNGAKIWISLGPFTIQPGEFAKIIIAIFFSGYLMVKRDALALASRRFMGLYLPRGRDLGPILMVWAMSILILVFETDLGTSLLFFGLFVIMLYVATERTSWIVFGLLMSAVGAVGVASFEPHVQQRVEFWLNPFAEKTWEQSEQIGQALMSFGSGGTLGTGLGQGDSDLIGFAANSDFILSTFGEELGLAGMMAFLLVYGLIVERGVRTALAARDPFGKLLAVGLSGAFAIQVFVVAGGVMGLIPLTGMTMPFVAYGGSSVIANWALIGILIRISDTARRPAPAPAPSPDAEMTQVVRP; translated from the coding sequence ATGAGCGTTGTCACAAACACCACCACGATCGGCGCGATCGAAGCACCGAGCCGCCGCAACACCGAGCTGATGCTGCTCGCCTTCGCCGTCGTCATTCCGGTGTTCGCGTACATCAACGTGGGACTGGCCCTCGACGGCAAGCTGCCGGCCGGCGTGCTCGGCTACGGGCTCGGACTGGGCCTGCTCGCCGGTGTGGCGCACCTGGCGGTGCGTAAGTTCGCCAAGTACTCCGACCCACTGCTGCTTCCGCTGGCCACCCTGCTCAACGGCCTCGGACTGGTCATGATCTGGCGGCTGGACCAGTCCCCGCGACTGATCCAGCGTGCCGAGAACCTTTTCGGCAGCTTCAGCCCGGACGCCCCCAAGCAGCTCATGTACTCGGCGATCGGCATCGCGCTCTTCGTTGCCGTGCTGATTCTGCTCAAGGACCACCGCATCCTCCAGCGCTACACGTACATCTCGATGGCGGTGGCGCTGGTCCTGCTGATCCTGCCGATGTTCTTCCCGGCGGTGAACGGCGCCAAGATCTGGATCAGCCTCGGCCCCTTCACCATCCAGCCCGGTGAGTTCGCGAAGATCATTATCGCGATCTTCTTCTCCGGCTACCTGATGGTGAAGCGCGACGCCCTGGCGCTGGCGAGCCGCCGGTTCATGGGCCTGTACCTGCCGCGTGGACGTGACCTCGGACCGATCCTCATGGTCTGGGCGATGTCCATCCTCATCCTGGTCTTCGAGACCGACCTCGGCACCTCGCTGCTGTTCTTCGGCCTCTTCGTGATCATGCTGTACGTGGCCACCGAGCGCACCAGCTGGATCGTCTTCGGCCTGCTGATGTCGGCGGTCGGCGCGGTGGGTGTCGCCTCGTTCGAGCCGCACGTCCAGCAGCGTGTGGAGTTCTGGCTCAACCCCTTCGCGGAGAAGACCTGGGAGCAGAGCGAGCAGATCGGCCAGGCGCTGATGTCCTTCGGCTCCGGCGGCACGCTCGGCACAGGGCTCGGCCAGGGCGACTCCGACCTCATCGGCTTCGCCGCCAACTCCGACTTCATTCTCTCCACCTTCGGTGAGGAGCTGGGTCTCGCCGGAATGATGGCGTTCCTGCTGGTCTACGGCCTGATCGTGGAACGCGGCGTACGCACCGCACTGGCTGCCCGTGACCCCTTCGGCAAGCTCTTGGCGGTCGGCCTCTCCGGAGCCTTCGCCATCCAGGTCTTCGTGGTGGCCGGCGGTGTGATGGGCCTCATCCCGCTGACCGGTATGACCATGCCGTTCGTGGCCTACGGCGGTTCGTCCGTGATCGCCAACTGGGCGCTGATCGGCATCCTGATCCGTATCAGCGACACCGCGCGCCGTCCCGCGCCGGCCCCCGCCCCGTCCCCCGACGCCGAGATGACCCAGGTGGTCCGACCGTGA